The stretch of DNA AGATACCTGCAATAAGGTCATCCAACATAATACCTGCAGCGTTTTTCATCCGTTGATCAATAGAATTACAGGGAAATATTTTTATAATATCAAACACCCTAAACAATATAAAAATAAGTAAGGCCACCCACCACTGTTGGTCAGGTATCGCAATTAAAGCCAGCCACAGTCCTGCAGCTTCATCAATAACAATATGTTGACTATCCTTATTTTTTTCTTGGGATTCTTTTTCATAGAGCAAGCAGGTTAAGTAGCCCAAAACCGCCATGAAAAGGGCTGCAAACAACTGCAAAACAATACCCACTTTATTTAAACCACATGCGTACCACAAACCTAAAGCAAATAGTGACCCCACTGTTCCAGGAGCTTTAATTGATAAACCAGCGCCAAATAAAGTTAGAATTGCTGCTAAAACACGATGTTTCAAGCTTAGCCCTTTTTGATAAAAGTGAAAATTAAAGCTTTGTTTAAGCATAGACTCTAACTACTGCATTTTTATGGCGCTGTCGATATCAAAACAACAATACTCTCAACCTGGGACATTCTCACCCCAACACTCTTTTTTTGCCCTTTGTATCAACACATAAACTATTGATTTTATTTATTTTTACTTTGGCATAATCCTTGTATTACTTTTAGATACAGACAAAGATAATTTGAGGTCTAAGTTTATGAAAAAAAAGTGTAGGAAAAATAAAGAAAGAAATAAATTACATGAGGACAGCAATACTCATTTTAACCCTTGTGAAAATAAACGCAACGTGTTAAAAGATAAATTGCTTATGCGTGGTTTGTTTTACAGTTTATCAATTTCTACTGCTCTTCTGATGAGTGGATGCAATCTCACTCAAAGAGGTGATATCAATCCACCTCAACAGCGTGCCGCAGCAGCCAATGCCATTGAAAACAATACATCATCGTCATTATCTGGCGGCAGTAATTATGGTGTTGAATGGAGAGGCAACAAACACTTTGTTTACGTTTTAAGCCCAGAAGATCAATGCAATATTCCTATTGAACAAAGCAACAATCCATGGGAAGTTGTTGACAATGGTGGTTCCGGCTCTCGTCCTTGGGAGGTTAACACCGGATCAAGTACTGGCCGAATTTCTCTAATTGCCGTAGATGATGCATTCCAAGGCAACAGCTACGGAAGAGTTCTGAACAATGGAAATACCATCATCAATGGCCAAAGAATTTCTGGAAGCGCTGGACAAACACTCAGTGGCCTTAACTTCAGTGCTGACGAAAAAAACGCCTCTAACATTGCGGTCAGCCCATTTAAAGTATGGGTGACGCAACAAAAAGGTTTGTATGGCATTCCGTTTGACAGCAAAAGCGGTGCGCTTGACTTTTCTTATAATAAACGTGAAGTGCGTTTTGCTGGTGCTGTTCAACCCATGAACCTGGTGACAACCAACGTTTTACATGTTGAAAAAGGCAATCGCCTTGAAAGAAGAGAATATGTTTTTGCCTCATTTACAGGCATTCCAAAAATTGGCTATAGGATTAACAAAGAAGATGCTACAACTGGAAGACCTTTGGCTCCCATTACCAGAACCTTGGATTTTTCCAATCAACTGGCTGGAACCACCATCACATCCTTAAACATGTATGGTGACTTGTTGGCGGTGGGTTTTCAACAAGGCCAAGGTAGAGGTTCAACTGCATTGTGTAAGGTTTTACACCTGACCAACGAACTGCCTGAACCTGCAATAGAAGACATGATTGACGGCAACGCTATCACCCCTGATGGCTGTTGGTTAAGAAATACAGTTGCTCAAGAACAAGCTCCTGTTGATAACTGGTTTTCGCAATTGGGGTGGTTCTCTGTTACCCCCACCTATGGTGTGATGATTATGCCACAAGTTGAAGCTTTGTTTGAAAAAGGATCTACACTTGAAGATATTTACCAATCATCTCTTGTGGGCAATACTCAAAACGGCATTATCCATATTACTTTACAAAGTGAAAAACGCAATGCTGTTGATATGACCAATGCTGACTGGAGCTTCAAAAAAGTGGCTACTGCTCAGGATAGATCGATTCTGGCTTTACAGAATGACGGTACCATAACCGCCTACAGCTTGGATAATATTGTTGCAACCCAAAACGGTAAAAAAGAAACTCAGTTTAGTGCCAACTCACGTGCTTCTGATATGGCGATGGCTCCAGGCACCTTACAAAAAAATGGCACCTACATCAGAAATGGTGGGTTTTTGGCTGTAAACCAGGCTCAAAGAGGCAGTGTATTAATCTTACCTGTCATCGAT from bacterium encodes:
- a CDS encoding phosphatidylglycerophosphatase A, producing MKHRVLAAILTLFGAGLSIKAPGTVGSLFALGLWYACGLNKVGIVLQLFAALFMAVLGYLTCLLYEKESQEKNKDSQHIVIDEAAGLWLALIAIPDQQWWVALLIFILFRVFDIIKIFPCNSIDQRMKNAAGIMLDDLIAGIYANTTVYVLLSMFKWL